From the genome of Rhododendron vialii isolate Sample 1 chromosome 10a, ASM3025357v1:
GTTTCAACGTGCAATGAAcgccatatttcatgatttcattggccGTTTTATGGAAATCTATATCGATGATATTGTGGGCAAGTCTCAGTCTTATGATGAACACTTGGAACACTTGAGAAAGTCATTTTTGAGGatgcaacagtttgatttgaaagtaaacccctTAAAGTGTGCCTTCGGAGTGTCCGCATGCAAATTCCTTGGATTTTTGGTTCACAACAAGGGGATTGAGGTTGACAAGAACAAGGCTAAAGCAATCATGGAAGCAAAgcctcctaccaccaagaaAGAGCTACAGAAGCTTTTGGGTTCTTTCAACTTCTTGAGAATTTTTATCTCAAACCTAGCAAGAAGGGTTCAGGTCTTCTCTCTATTCTTGAAGCTGAAGGACCAAAACATCTTTGTATGGGAGGCAAACCATCAGAAGGCCTTTGAAGAAATCAAAAGCTATTTAGCCCAAGCTCCAATCCTTATGCCTCCCATCAAGAACAAGCCGTTAAAGCTCTACATCTCAGCAGTTAAGGGCTCTATTGGAGGCCTTTTAGCTCAAGACAATGCTCAAAGAAAGGAACAGGCGGTTTATTATTTAAGTAGGTTGTTGACTCCTTGTGAAAGGAGATACACCCCTATTGAAAAGATCTGTCTTGCCTTGTACATTTCAGCAATAAAGTTGAGGCACTATATGCTTCCTATattttggtttacattatgagtaaaaTAGACCTAGTCAAGTAATTGCTTTCTCGGCCAATTATGAGAGGCCGAATTGGCAAGTGGTCTTTAGCTTTAATGGAATTCAGTTTTCAATATATCCCTCAAAAAGCCGTGAAGGGTCAAGCCTTAGCGGATTTTCTCGCTGATCATCCATGCATGGATATCGATGATGAACCTGAACAAGGACTGAACGCTCTTGAAATATCACTCACTCCTTGGACGCTGCTTTTTGATGGATCAAGGACTCAAGAAGTCTCAGGCTGTGGAGTAATTATCATCTCTCCCCAAGGCCTGAGGACCGAAttgtcttttcaatttgatttcccatgtacaaacaatcaagccgaatatgaagcggTTATTATAGGCCTTGAAATTCTTAGGGATCTAGAGGCCAGAGAAGTGCAAGTTATTAGGGATTCAAACCTTGTTATCAATCACTTGGCAGGGATAttcaaatgctatagtgaggactTAGCCCCTTATTATATGGCAGCCATGCAATTAATccaagattttgataatgtcacGGTCAAACACGTCTCAAAGAGTATGAACACTGAAGCCAACAGCTTGGCTCAGGCCTTCACAGGCCTGAGGTTAGCTCCAGAAACTATTCACAAGATTATCACAATCCAAAAGAGATTGTTACCTTCTGTAAGGAGAAGAGGTCTAGGACTGGAGGTATTTATTTCTGATTTCACAGGAGAAGAGTCAGACGACGAACCCGAGAACGATTGGCGTACACCTATTATTTCTTTCCTCAAGAGGCCCTATCATAGAGCCTCTAGGAAGGTAAGGAGAAGGGCTTATGTCCTTGTGGGTAatgaattatacaagaaaagcttTGAGGACGACTTACTTTTAAAGTGTTTATGGCACCCCGAGGCCATGAAGGTCATGAGTGAAGTCCATGAAAGAATTTGTGGAGCTCATCAATCAGGgataaagatgagatggctaatcagaaggtatggatactattggccaaccatCTTAGATGATTGTATTCATTTTTCAAAAGGATGTCAACCTTGTCAAGCTCATGGCCCAATCCAGTTTTTTCTGCAGTTGATTATCATGATGTGGTCAAACCTTGGTCATTTAGAGGTTGGGCCCTTAACGTAATTGGAAAAATTCATCCGCCCTCTTCGGAAAATCATACTTACAGCTTGGTAGCCAcggactattttactaagtcgGCAGAAGCAGTGCCATTAAAGTCTGTGGATCAACAAGAAGTAATCAAGATGATCAAGGAAAGAACCATCCATAGGTTTGGACTACCTGAACACTTGGTTGCAGATAGGGGTACAATATTTATGGGACAACAAGTAGTCAACTTTGCTGATCAGCAAAGCATTATCATGTCCAACTCTACTCCTTATTATGCACAAGGGAATGGCCAAGCCGAGTCCACCAATAGGACTTTGGTCaatattatagagaaaatggtaGAAAATAATCCAAGGGCTTAGCACGAGTTACTCTCTGAGGCCTTGTGGGTCTACAGAACTTCAAAGAAGGAAGCTACCAATATAACCccttatatgttggtatatggACATGATCCAGTCCTACCAATGGAAGTGGCGGTGAAATCAGCAAGGATAGCATATCAACATGGTCTCACTCCTGCAGATTATACTCAGGCTATGTTGGTGGAACTTGAAGACTTGGATGAAGTTAAGCTCGCAACCCTTGACCACATGTTGGTTCAAAAAAGAAGAGTTGCTAGATCTTATGACAAACGTGTGAGAAAGAAGAGCTTTTCTGAAGGTGACTTGGTTTGGAAGGCTGTATTTCCTTTAGAGGAAAAGAATTCAAGATATGGCAAGTGGTCCCCGACCTGGGAAGGACCTTATCAGATTGCTCAAGTCCTTAGAGGTAACATTTATCTTCTTATGGACTTAAGTGGTGGTCTGTTTAAGCAtttaacaaatggaaagtaTCTAAAGCATTATTATCCTACTATGTGGGAAATGAAAGATTTTGGGGAAAATATTGTTAATAAACCATAGAAAGGTCTGCCAACAAGGCCTGAACTGAGGCCATAGTACCTGTCATGCAAAATTCATAAAGGCCTTAAGTTCAGACCACAtatcatcaaatcaaaccaGTACCCTAGGCCAGTTAAGGGAAAGTTCCAGGCCAGGCACAAAAGGAACAAAGTTAAAGTTATTACAGGCCCAAATCGAAGGAAGGAGTAAGTTTTAGAGGACAAGACCTATAGGAGGCCCTCGAGGCTGTTCTTGAGCTTCTCCCAAGAGGTCTCAAAGCTAGCAAGCTGGACTTCAAGTGTTCCCGCTGCCCACGAAGACTTGGAACTTCTTCGACTAGGAGATTCAACTTCatcttttgactttttgatccAGCCTTCAGTTCATCATAATACTTGGCCAGCTTCTTGGATTCAATCTAAAGTTCGTTCAATCAACCTTCAGCTTTTCTGCCAGTTTAGTCTTAAGGTCCTGAATTTCATTGGAAGTTGCAGTGATGTTAGCCTCATTGGTCTTGACGTCTTCTTTCAGTTGGTTCCATTCACTGCTGAACCTAGTTAGCTCCATATCAACCACG
Proteins encoded in this window:
- the LOC131303099 gene encoding uncharacterized protein LOC131303099, which gives rise to MRGRIGKWSLALMEFSFQYIPQKAVKGQALADFLADHPCMDIDDEPEQGLNALEISLTPWTLLFDGSRTQEVSGCGVIIISPQGLRTELSFQFDFPWIFKCYSEDLAPYYMAAMQLIQDFDNVTVKHVSKSMNTEANSLAQAFTGLRLAPETIHKIITIQKRLLPSVRRRGLGLEVFISDFTGEESDDEPENDWRTPIISFLKRPYHRASRKVRRRAYVLVGNELYKKSFEDDLLLKCLWHPEAMKVMSEVHERIFDYHDVVKPWSFRGWALNVIGKIHPPSSENHTYSLVATDYFTKSAEAVPLKSVDQQEVIKMIKERTIHRFGLPEHLVADRGTIFMGQQVVNFADQQSIIMSNSTPYYAQGNGQAESTNRTLVNIIEKMVENNPRA
- the LOC131303100 gene encoding uncharacterized protein LOC131303100; amino-acid sequence: MLVYGHDPVLPMEVAVKSARIAYQHGLTPADYTQAMLVELEDLDEVKLATLDHMLVQKRRVARSYDKRVRKKSFSEGDLVWKAVFPLEEKNSRYGKWSPTWEGPYQIAQVLRGNIYLLMDLSGGLFKHLTNGKYLKHYYPTMWEMKDFGENIVNKP